One Diabrotica virgifera virgifera chromosome 3, PGI_DIABVI_V3a genomic window carries:
- the LOC126881346 gene encoding uncharacterized protein LOC126881346 — protein MCAFKAEHLLVDELDYELKIRDIMPEESTTVDKKRNLLRGALKQEAGNRSFLQISAVSLPFEEQQKGITETLDSLSKKIEKFRGTVKDTEYARLTSRLGHISARVHLLHCPSEEQEPFKRSVSLKILTLEGELDSRVNPIATSTPNASVNVPSFTYSKPVQVHKWGISFSGEKQHTDVMSFLERVECLRISRGVSEEDLFAASAELFTGTAFTWFMNNRGNFSCWSDLIKKLKSDFLPYSFQDDLLDQIKNHKQKPGESVTMFINTILGMCSRLDTPLSDLAKIKIILKCLLPFYHQQLALMDIQNIDDLTIKCKRLEETLSWSSQPPSTSRSSSNSSSQPTSFRQRSWLNEGHEHNVSVVSSLVCWNCDQPGHPFYNCGIPQNRIFCHGCGRENTLKRNCSKCSGNDTSEVRPLNVSPSNIQSGNQTPSSNETTGPSTSSNPNPSSRKGKGVSFKKAAHTTKQN, from the coding sequence atgtgtgcttttaaagctgaacatcttctggtggatgaattggattatgaattaaagattcgggacataatgccagaggagtcgacaactgtcgataaaaaacgcaatcttttgagaggtgctttgaaacaagaagctggcaatagaagttttctccaaatttcagctgtatcccttccttttgaggaacaacaaaaaggaatcactgaaacattggacagcttgtctaaaaaaatcgaaaagtttaggggaactgtaaaggatacagagtatgcgcgattaacatctcgtctaggccatatttctgcccgtgtacacttgctacactgtccttctgaagaacaggaaccgttcaagaggtctgtttctcttaaaatattaacactagagggtgaacttgattctagagttaaccccattgctacctctactcctaatgcttcagtcaatgtacctagctttacgtactccaaacctgttcaagtacacaaatggggtatttcattttcaggtgaaaaacagcacacggatgtgatgtcatttttagaaagggttgaatgtcttcgaatatctagaggtgtttctgaagaggatttgtttgctgcttctgctgagttgttcaccgggaccgcttttacatggtttatgaataacaggggtaatttttcttgttggtctgatctgattaaaaagttgaagtcggattttcttccgtattcattccaggatgatttattagatcaaattaagaatcataagcagaaacctggggaatctgttactatgtttattaatactatattaggtatgtgtagtcgtttagacactcctttgtcagatttagctaaaattaaaatcatccttaaatgtctattgcccttttatcatcaacaattagctcttatggacattcagaacattgatgaccttactataaaatgcaaacgtttggaggaaacgttatcctggtcttctcaacctccatccacatctcgatcctcttctaactcttcttctcagccaacttcctttaggcaacgttcttggctaaatgagggtcatgaacataatgtttcggttgttagttctcttgtctgctggaattgtgatcagcctggtcacccattttacaattgtgggattcctcaaaatcgtattttctgccatggttgtggccgagagaacacccttaaaagaaactgttctaagtgttcgggaaacgacacgtcggaggtccgtcccctgaacgtttctccgtccaacatccaatcagggaatcaaaccccatcgtcaaacgaaactacaggaccaagcacatccagcaacccaaacccatcttcacgaaaagggaaaggggtgtcgttcaagaaagcagcacacaccacaaaacaaaattaa